The following coding sequences lie in one Arachis ipaensis cultivar K30076 chromosome B03, Araip1.1, whole genome shotgun sequence genomic window:
- the LOC107634604 gene encoding VQ motif-containing protein 31-like, whose product MESLNRTMTTMEKPPIPSSSSADCKPLTTFVQTNTDAFREVVQRLTGPSSMAGEGMASKEGGCTKKNSSKLHERRKYMKPKVEIVKSSSLHCKSGACSPSVSRSSSYPASPVSGSFPASPLTPSTIFSKLSILEDDKKDDLDLDLNIAVPSETKMISTEEQEEDEEEEEERAIRERRFYLHPSPRPKPGFSEPELLPLFPMASTEKV is encoded by the coding sequence ATGGAGTCCTTAAACCGAACCATGACGACAATGGAGAAACCACCGATTCCCAGCTCATCATCAGCAGATTGCAAACCACTAACCACGTTCGTTCAAACAAACACAGACGCGTTCAGGGAAGTAGTGCAGCGACTGACGGGTCCATCATCTATGGCGGGAGAAGGCATGGCATCAAAAGAAGGAGGATGCACGAAGAAGAACTCGAGCAAGCTCCATGAGAGAAGGAAATACATGAAGCCAAAGGTTGAGATTGTTAAGAGTAGTAGTTTGCATTGTAAATCAGGGGCGTGTTCGCCTTCGGTTTCAAGAAGCTCTAGCTACCCTGCTAGTCCTGTTTCAGGGAGCTTCCCGGCAAGCCCTCTCACACCTTCAACGATCTTCTCCAAGTTGAGCATTCTAGAAGATGACAAGAAAGATGATCTTGATTTAGACCTTAATATTGCAGTGCCGTCTGAGACGAAGATGATAAGCACAGAGgaacaagaagaagatgaagaagaagaagaagagagagctATCAGAGAGAGGCGATTTTATTTGCATCCATCGCCTCGTCCCAAACCTGGATTTTCTGAACCTGAACTTCTGCCTTTGTTTCCCATGGCATCCACTGAGAAAGTGTAG